Part of the Micromonospora inyonensis genome, ATGAAGGACTCCCAGCAGGACTCGACCTACTACGTCATCAGCGACTGGGTGGACGAGCCGCGGTTCCGGGAGTTCGAGCACAGCGACGAGCACGTGGAGCACCGCAAGAAGCTGCACCCGTTCCGGCACGGCGGCGCGATGTTCACCATGAACGTCGTGTTCGCGCTGCCGGCCGGCGAGGCCGCGAAGGCCCTGCGGTGAGCAGCGCCGGTCGCGCCCGGGTGATGGTGTGGCACCGCGCGCCGGCCGACGACGCCGACGCGGTGGCCAAGGCGTACGACCAG contains:
- a CDS encoding antibiotic biosynthesis monooxygenase family protein, with the protein product MSNPVFRVMLRFDINPGMEADFEQTWLSIGSVITDHPANLGQWLMKDSQQDSTYYVISDWVDEPRFREFEHSDEHVEHRKKLHPFRHGGAMFTMNVVFALPAGEAAKALR